Proteins encoded together in one Nitrospirota bacterium window:
- a CDS encoding radical SAM protein codes for MYSPLRYIGYILWKKRPIHLTFFVTRRCNSRCPFCFYLSKKGESADNLPEISLDEIEKISLSLRSLLWVAFSGGEVYLREDIVDISRIFYKNNKPSILLYSTNGLMPELIRNRTEEILKHCRKSVVVVKLSLDGLYTEHDALRGVPGSFGKVMETYYKLSELLNEYPNFELGINTVFCSKNQDGIDRVFEFVKGLDKIRTHTLSMIRGEVEDESFKNVDLNKYRYTIETMEKDLKRKMASMYRFRGARLKSAQDILQRRLIYQTILEQRSIIPCYAGRLNLVLTETGDVYPCELLNQRIGNVKDYNYDVKKILRSKQAKRIIYEIRKNGCYCSHECYFMTNILFNPKMYP; via the coding sequence ATGTATTCACCATTACGGTATATCGGATATATCTTGTGGAAGAAAAGACCGATCCATCTGACCTTTTTCGTAACCAGAAGGTGCAACTCGAGGTGTCCTTTTTGTTTCTATCTCAGTAAGAAAGGAGAATCTGCAGATAACCTGCCTGAAATCTCTCTGGATGAAATTGAAAAGATCTCCCTTTCTCTCAGAAGCCTTCTCTGGGTCGCCTTCTCCGGAGGTGAGGTTTATCTGAGAGAGGATATAGTTGATATAAGCAGGATATTCTACAAGAACAATAAACCCTCAATACTCCTTTATTCTACGAATGGATTAATGCCTGAACTGATAAGAAACAGAACAGAGGAGATACTGAAGCATTGCAGGAAAAGCGTGGTGGTGGTAAAACTTTCATTGGATGGGCTCTACACTGAGCATGATGCCCTTCGGGGAGTGCCAGGGAGCTTTGGAAAAGTGATGGAAACGTATTATAAACTCAGTGAACTCCTGAATGAATATCCTAACTTCGAACTGGGAATTAATACGGTCTTTTGCTCGAAAAATCAAGACGGTATAGATAGGGTATTTGAATTTGTTAAGGGTTTGGACAAGATAAGAACGCACACACTCTCGATGATACGTGGTGAAGTTGAAGATGAGAGTTTCAAGAATGTAGATTTAAATAAGTATCGCTATACAATCGAAACAATGGAGAAAGATCTAAAGAGAAAGATGGCGAGCATGTATCGTTTTAGAGGCGCACGACTCAAATCTGCACAGGATATCCTGCAAAGACGTCTTATATATCAGACTATATTAGAGCAGAGAAGTATTATACCCTGTTATGCCGGTCGGTTGAATCTGGTTTTGACTGAGACCGGAGATGTTTATCCGTGCGAATTGTTGAATCAAAGGATTGGAAATGTGAAAGATTACAATTACGATGTGAAGAAAATATTGCGATCAAAACAGGCAAAAAGGATTATTTACGAGATTCGCAAAAATGGGTGCTACTGCTCCCATGAATGCTACTTTATGACGAACATTTTATTCAATCCAAAGATGTATCC
- a CDS encoding glycosyltransferase, whose protein sequence is MDKSISIIIPNYNGNATIGKCLESAFSSRYGRFEVVVVDDCSTDDSIETIKKFPCKFIQLDKHSGTSKARNTGAKNSNGKILFFIDSDCLLQENTLAIVNKTIPTFSSENIIIGGTYTRIPYDDNFFSIFQSIFVNYFETKKKEPDYIAAHAMIIDAQLFKDSGGFVDDYFIPIIEDVEFSHRLRRAGCKLVMNPEILVQHIFNFSLMGSLRNAVKKSLYWTMYSIQNRDLLADSGTASVELKINVASCLSNLLLVLLGIATKSAVFLIPVPLIFAFNIFINRKLLRAFYETKGLSFTILATLYYTILYPLAVGAGTVMGTIKLIMQMLSLRAKRSNLSF, encoded by the coding sequence ATGGATAAATCCATTTCAATTATTATCCCGAATTACAACGGAAATGCAACTATCGGGAAATGCCTTGAATCTGCATTTTCTTCAAGGTATGGAAGATTTGAGGTCGTAGTTGTTGATGATTGTTCAACTGATGATTCAATAGAGACCATAAAGAAATTCCCCTGTAAGTTCATTCAGTTAGATAAGCACTCAGGGACATCAAAAGCAAGAAACACAGGTGCAAAAAACAGTAATGGTAAAATACTTTTCTTTATTGATTCTGACTGCCTTCTACAGGAAAATACCCTTGCTATTGTAAACAAAACTATCCCTACATTTTCATCTGAAAATATAATCATTGGAGGCACATACACCAGAATACCTTACGACGATAATTTTTTCAGTATCTTTCAATCTATATTTGTAAACTACTTTGAGACTAAGAAAAAGGAACCAGATTACATCGCTGCTCACGCTATGATCATTGATGCACAACTTTTCAAAGATAGCGGAGGATTTGTGGATGATTATTTCATTCCCATTATTGAGGATGTGGAGTTCAGCCATAGACTGCGCAGGGCAGGATGTAAACTTGTCATGAACCCTGAGATACTTGTCCAGCACATATTCAACTTTTCTTTAATGGGCTCGCTCCGCAATGCAGTGAAGAAATCCCTGTACTGGACAATGTACTCCATACAGAACAGAGATTTACTTGCAGATTCTGGCACTGCTTCTGTAGAACTTAAAATCAATGTAGCTTCCTGTTTATCAAATTTACTTCTTGTATTGCTTGGCATTGCCACCAAAAGTGCAGTCTTTTTGATTCCAGTTCCTTTGATATTTGCCTTTAATATCTTCATAAACAGAAAATTACTCCGGGCATTTTACGAAACTAAGGGTTTATCCTTTACTATCTTAGCAACACTTTATTACACAATACTCTATCCATTGGCTGTTGGGGCAGGGACTGTTATGGGGACTATAAAATTAATAATGCAAATGTTGTCATTGCGAGCGAAGCGAAGCAATCTCTCTTTTTAG
- a CDS encoding ABC transporter permease has product MKEFSLLTLAIKNLKRKSFRTGILVFSIALLVSILVFGLSFITSVSSSIKRASGRLGADLLVVPVGARGFAEEVLLETTVKSFYMDKSIVERVKKIEGIEAVTYQTYLTTIFGVCCDVPEAKVVAFNQDTDFIVRPWLEKTLGRRLEKGEAIVGYESFLNIGLGLMEIDTTLFGTMFKIIGSLEKSGTGLDNAIFLSEENIEEIIRQGKSVLKPEQVSVIFTKVKRGYDPYKVGRDIEGEIIEVDVVARSDIGKDILRTLKDINQIFSITIVLASMLSVFLAWAIFSAIVNERLREIGIMRAIGAKESHIVRLFFTEVFTLGAIGSLVGIGLGIYLFISLSKGFTLLKNISAKITIAEQTGISLVAFTVGTMICVLGALLPIYRLKKIEPFIAIKEV; this is encoded by the coding sequence ATGAAAGAATTCAGTCTCTTAACACTTGCTATTAAAAATCTGAAAAGAAAAAGTTTCAGGACGGGTATACTGGTCTTTTCGATAGCCCTTCTGGTGTCCATCCTCGTATTTGGCCTTTCATTTATTACCAGTGTGAGCTCAAGCATCAAGAGGGCATCTGGCCGTCTTGGTGCTGATTTGCTTGTAGTCCCTGTTGGCGCCAGGGGATTTGCTGAAGAGGTACTGCTTGAGACAACGGTAAAATCCTTCTATATGGATAAAAGTATAGTCGAAAGGGTCAAGAAAATCGAGGGGATTGAGGCGGTTACATACCAGACCTATCTGACTACCATCTTTGGGGTTTGCTGTGATGTTCCTGAAGCAAAGGTCGTTGCCTTCAATCAGGATACTGACTTTATTGTAAGGCCATGGTTAGAAAAGACCCTTGGCCGCAGACTTGAGAAGGGTGAGGCGATTGTAGGATACGAATCTTTTCTTAATATTGGTCTTGGGCTTATGGAGATAGATACTACCCTTTTTGGAACTATGTTTAAGATTATTGGCTCCCTTGAAAAATCCGGGACAGGGCTCGATAACGCAATCTTTCTGAGCGAAGAAAATATCGAAGAAATCATAAGACAAGGAAAGTCAGTTTTAAAACCAGAACAGGTGTCGGTTATCTTTACAAAAGTCAAGAGAGGCTATGATCCATACAAGGTTGGTCGTGATATCGAAGGAGAGATAATAGAGGTGGATGTTGTAGCGAGGAGTGATATAGGTAAGGATATACTCCGTACCCTTAAGGATATAAATCAGATTTTCTCCATTACCATTGTCCTGGCATCCATGTTGTCAGTCTTTCTGGCATGGGCAATCTTCTCAGCAATAGTCAATGAGCGTTTAAGGGAAATAGGTATCATGCGTGCTATCGGGGCAAAGGAATCACATATTGTAAGGCTTTTCTTTACTGAGGTCTTTACTCTCGGAGCTATAGGAAGCCTTGTTGGGATTGGTCTTGGTATTTATCTTTTTATATCTCTATCAAAAGGCTTTACCCTTTTAAAGAATATCTCTGCAAAGATTACTATAGCTGAGCAGACAGGGATTTCTCTGGTTGCTTTTACGGTGGGAACCATGATATGCGTCCTTGGAGCCCTTTTACCAATATACCGCTTAAAAAAGATCGAACCCTTTATCGCAATAAAGGAGGTATAA
- a CDS encoding ABC transporter ATP-binding protein codes for MSQIEVVTLTKTYTLGENTIKALDNVSLKINKGEFLSIVGHSGSGKTTLLSIVGGILTPTSGKVIFDGTDIYSLDRDELSEYRAKKVGFIFQFASLLPVLTVKENLLLPRVFNSEKKRNSEKKAVEYLGMVGLGDHLNTYPSQLSGGQQRRVGIARALMNDPEIILADEPTGDLDEETEAEIMNFLKRINIEKCITFILVTHSSELAKEAKRRLRMSHGTLQEI; via the coding sequence TTGTCCCAGATCGAGGTTGTGACCCTTACTAAGACATACACCCTTGGGGAAAATACCATCAAGGCGCTTGATAATGTCTCATTAAAGATTAACAAGGGAGAATTTCTCTCCATTGTGGGGCATTCTGGTTCAGGTAAGACAACCCTTCTCTCTATTGTTGGGGGGATTTTAACCCCCACCTCAGGCAAGGTCATCTTTGATGGCACTGATATTTACTCACTTGATAGAGATGAACTATCTGAATACAGGGCTAAAAAGGTAGGCTTTATATTCCAGTTTGCAAGCCTTCTGCCTGTTCTTACAGTAAAGGAAAACCTCCTTCTTCCAAGGGTCTTCAACTCTGAGAAAAAAAGAAATAGCGAAAAGAAGGCGGTTGAATATCTTGGTATGGTTGGACTTGGAGACCATTTAAACACATATCCTTCACAGCTATCTGGAGGTCAGCAGAGGCGTGTTGGTATTGCACGTGCACTCATGAATGACCCTGAGATAATACTCGCAGACGAGCCAACAGGAGACCTTGACGAAGAAACCGAGGCTGAGATAATGAACTTTTTAAAAAGGATCAATATTGAAAAATGTATTACCTTCATTCTCGTAACCCATAGTTCAGAACTGGCAAAGGAAGCAAAGAGAAGACTCAGGATGAGCCACGGCACCCTGCAGGAGATTTAA
- a CDS encoding Fe-S-containing protein has protein sequence MIERKRFKVQPRIKFGARFNFLRQIGFLILYLLLLVPACSKLPVEHKVVKAQNGEIRIPVRDVSDGGVHFFTYKAGGKRINFLVRTDRTGSLRTHFNACYACYKNKKGYRVEGTELVCNECNLRYNIADETWKHVGMGCSPIPFQSNIKDNELVISLKDIEKGKRLF, from the coding sequence ATGATAGAGAGAAAAAGGTTCAAGGTTCAACCCCGAATCAAGTTCGGGGCAAGATTCAACTTTTTAAGACAGATTGGGTTCTTAATCCTTTATTTATTACTCCTTGTACCCGCATGTAGTAAACTTCCTGTAGAGCACAAGGTGGTGAAGGCACAGAACGGTGAAATAAGGATACCAGTTAGGGATGTCAGTGACGGAGGTGTCCATTTCTTTACATATAAGGCAGGGGGAAAAAGGATAAACTTTTTAGTAAGAACAGACAGAACAGGTAGTTTGAGAACACATTTTAATGCATGTTACGCATGTTACAAAAATAAAAAGGGGTACAGAGTGGAAGGGACGGAACTTGTATGCAACGAATGTAATTTGAGATACAATATTGCAGATGAAACATGGAAACATGTAGGAATGGGATGTAGCCCTATTCCCTTCCAAAGCAACATCAAAGATAATGAACTTGTTATAAGCCTTAAGGACATAGAAAAAGGGAAAAGGCTGTTTTAA
- a CDS encoding ABC transporter ATP-binding protein: MSSEIIITENLTKYYNRGKPNEVLAVNDVSIRIRRGDFAVLMGPSGSGKTTLLSMIGCMSRPTSGKVIVKGKDVSHLPERFMTTMRRKTFGFIFQLLHLVPGINVCENVMMPLYPTDIKPSELRKKTEDILDSLGMLERKDFPVQEISGGEQQRTAIARALINDPDIIIADEPTAHLDTHLSEKFMSIMKGFQQKGKTIIIATHDPLVYEKNYINLIFEMRDGMVKNIAIRNFGLPSRET, translated from the coding sequence ATGAGCAGTGAAATAATAATAACTGAGAACCTCACAAAATATTACAATAGGGGAAAACCCAATGAGGTCTTGGCTGTCAACGATGTGAGTATACGAATCCGAAGGGGAGACTTCGCCGTACTTATGGGACCCAGTGGGTCTGGGAAGACTACGCTCTTATCTATGATAGGGTGTATGAGCAGACCGACATCAGGCAAAGTGATAGTAAAAGGTAAGGATGTATCACATCTTCCAGAAAGATTCATGACAACGATGCGTCGCAAGACCTTCGGGTTCATTTTTCAACTGCTCCACCTCGTTCCTGGAATTAATGTCTGTGAAAATGTAATGATGCCACTTTACCCTACCGACATAAAGCCATCAGAATTAAGAAAAAAAACAGAGGATATCCTCGACAGTCTCGGCATGTTAGAACGAAAGGATTTCCCTGTCCAGGAAATTTCAGGAGGGGAACAACAGAGGACAGCTATTGCGAGGGCATTGATCAACGACCCGGACATAATCATCGCTGATGAACCGACCGCGCACCTCGATACTCATCTTTCAGAGAAATTTATGTCCATTATGAAAGGCTTTCAACAGAAAGGAAAGACAATTATAATAGCCACACATGACCCACTTGTATACGAAAAAAACTATATCAATCTAATTTTTGAGATGCGAGATGGTATGGTTAAGAATATCGCTATAAGAAATTTTGGACTTCCTTCACGGGAGACATAG
- a CDS encoding ABC transporter permease produces the protein MSLKKHRNILDYTLQSLLRRKFKSMGIIIVFTSMIFMLGSIIFLSYSFKREASLILKGSPELIVQRVIAGRHDLISLRLIKEISEILGVNRVKPRFWGYYYDSAIKANYTILAVDDAVLKDNRLLKGRMPRSHEKNVTAIGKGIANVRFIDLGDKLSLQSADGRWMDFEVIGIFEADSDLLTADLIVMSYIDFKNLVKMPDGMATDLLVSIYNEAETPTIARKIKERFPDTRPLLRDEIIRTYDAVFGWRSGLILIGFIGALTSFIILSWDKAMGLSAEEKKEIGILKAIGWETSDVLEMKFWEGLVISLASFLMGIILAYLHVFFLGASLFAPALKGWSIIYPDFRLAPFINPYQIATLIAITVVPYIASTIIPSWKVSISDPDELMRG, from the coding sequence ATGAGTCTTAAAAAGCACAGGAATATTCTGGACTACACATTACAGTCTCTGTTGAGGAGAAAATTCAAGAGTATGGGGATTATTATAGTCTTTACATCTATGATCTTTATGCTCGGTTCTATTATATTTCTCTCGTATTCATTTAAGAGAGAGGCATCCCTTATACTGAAAGGGTCCCCGGAATTAATCGTTCAGAGAGTTATAGCTGGAAGGCATGATCTCATCTCGCTGAGATTAATTAAAGAGATCAGCGAAATTCTTGGTGTTAATAGAGTTAAGCCAAGGTTCTGGGGATACTATTACGATTCGGCTATAAAGGCAAATTATACCATCCTTGCTGTGGATGATGCTGTTTTGAAAGACAACCGACTTCTGAAGGGTCGTATGCCACGGTCGCATGAGAAAAATGTTACTGCGATAGGCAAGGGAATTGCTAATGTACGGTTCATAGATTTGGGTGATAAGTTATCTCTTCAGTCTGCGGATGGTAGATGGATGGATTTCGAGGTTATCGGAATTTTCGAGGCTGACTCTGATCTCCTGACCGCTGATCTTATAGTAATGAGTTATATTGATTTCAAGAATCTGGTTAAGATGCCTGATGGAATGGCGACAGACCTATTGGTATCCATTTATAATGAGGCAGAGACGCCTACCATTGCGAGAAAGATAAAAGAGCGATTTCCAGATACAAGACCTCTCCTTCGTGACGAAATCATTAGAACCTATGACGCAGTTTTCGGATGGAGGAGCGGTTTGATTTTGATCGGTTTTATCGGAGCATTGACCTCTTTTATCATCCTATCATGGGATAAAGCGATGGGACTCAGTGCAGAGGAGAAGAAAGAGATAGGGATACTCAAAGCAATCGGATGGGAAACTTCGGATGTCCTTGAAATGAAGTTTTGGGAAGGATTGGTCATTTCTCTGGCATCTTTTCTTATGGGAATAATTCTGGCCTATCTACATGTGTTCTTTTTAGGTGCTTCACTGTTTGCCCCTGCACTGAAAGGCTGGTCTATAATTTATCCAGATTTCAGACTTGCACCGTTTATAAATCCTTATCAGATAGCTACGCTGATAGCAATTACCGTAGTTCCCTATATCGCCTCTACCATTATTCCTTCGTGGAAGGTTTCCATCTCAGACCCGGATGAGTTAATGAGGGGGTAA
- a CDS encoding nitrous oxide reductase accessory protein NosL — MKQLFFTLTIILLITHLVYADDKKPVQLKKTDKCPVCGMFVYKYPDWVAQIIFKDNTYAVFDGAKDMFKYYYNLNKYNPSKKKSDILAIYVTEYYSLKMVPAEKVFFIIRSNVYGPMGKELIPVETESGAKEFVKDHGGKRILRFNEITEITMEDLK; from the coding sequence ATGAAACAGCTATTTTTTACGTTAACGATAATCTTACTTATAACCCATCTTGTTTATGCAGATGATAAAAAACCTGTGCAGCTTAAAAAGACGGACAAGTGTCCTGTATGCGGAATGTTTGTATATAAATATCCTGATTGGGTTGCGCAGATAATTTTTAAAGACAACACCTATGCGGTATTTGATGGCGCCAAGGACATGTTCAAGTATTATTATAATCTTAACAAATACAACCCCTCTAAAAAGAAGTCTGATATACTTGCTATTTATGTCACAGAATATTATTCATTAAAAATGGTACCTGCAGAAAAAGTTTTTTTTATCATAAGAAGTAATGTCTATGGTCCAATGGGGAAAGAACTGATACCTGTTGAGACCGAAAGTGGGGCAAAGGAATTCGTGAAGGACCACGGTGGGAAAAGAATCCTGAGGTTTAATGAAATTACCGAAATTACCATGGAGGATCTCAAATAG
- a CDS encoding nitrous oxide reductase accessory protein NosL, producing the protein MKYLKISVFAIIMAFCLSMTGVVFAQDDIKKHPSCKYCGMDRQKFDHTRIYIEYEDGTSEGLCSIHCAAIDLALNIDKTPKAIWVGDYNTKKLIDVEKAVWLIGGSKMGVMTKRAKWAFENKEAAEKFQKENGSEIANFEKAMKAAYEDLYEDTKMIREKRKMKRMEKMKEMEHKKMEHMH; encoded by the coding sequence ATGAAGTACCTTAAAATCTCTGTTTTTGCGATTATTATGGCATTCTGCCTTTCAATGACAGGTGTGGTCTTTGCGCAGGATGACATTAAAAAACACCCTTCATGTAAATACTGCGGAATGGACAGGCAGAAATTTGATCACACAAGGATATACATCGAATATGAAGATGGGACATCTGAGGGACTATGCAGCATCCACTGCGCAGCGATTGATCTGGCTTTAAATATTGACAAAACACCAAAGGCAATCTGGGTTGGCGATTACAATACAAAAAAGCTCATTGATGTTGAGAAGGCTGTATGGCTTATAGGTGGCAGTAAGATGGGTGTGATGACCAAAAGAGCCAAGTGGGCATTTGAAAATAAAGAGGCTGCTGAGAAATTTCAGAAAGAGAATGGCAGTGAAATAGCAAACTTTGAAAAAGCCATGAAAGCAGCCTATGAGGATCTGTATGAAGATACGAAAATGATAAGAGAAAAACGGAAGATGAAAAGAATGGAGAAGATGAAAGAAATGGAACATAAGAAAATGGAGCATATGCACTAA
- a CDS encoding DUF507 family protein has product MRLSNDKINHITHLILNGLIEKDTIELIYEEGKVRREIRRVIVDDLRLDEEIDAFVRSKLQSYSRRIFEGSPEWEVMYQKFFHEEMAKRKRI; this is encoded by the coding sequence TTGAGATTAAGCAACGACAAGATAAACCATATTACACACCTGATACTCAATGGATTGATCGAAAAGGATACCATCGAGCTTATCTATGAAGAGGGCAAGGTCAGGAGAGAAATAAGAAGGGTGATAGTTGATGATCTAAGATTGGATGAAGAGATAGATGCATTTGTCAGGAGTAAACTCCAATCTTACTCAAGACGCATATTTGAAGGTAGCCCTGAATGGGAAGTAATGTATCAGAAATTTTTCCATGAAGAGATGGCAAAGAGGAAAAGAATATAA
- a CDS encoding DUF507 family protein yields MRLPKEWRGEISKRIIEDLIEREFVRLKIPKENAIKIVDEIITEELLLEDKLNEEIKDLLKQYESEIEKNKLDYRKLFELTKQRLAKERNIIL; encoded by the coding sequence ATGAGGTTACCTAAGGAGTGGAGAGGTGAGATTTCTAAAAGGATAATAGAAGACTTGATTGAAAGAGAGTTCGTCAGGCTCAAGATACCCAAAGAAAACGCTATAAAGATAGTTGATGAGATTATAACAGAAGAACTGTTGCTTGAGGATAAGCTTAATGAAGAAATTAAAGATCTTCTTAAACAATATGAGTCAGAGATAGAAAAAAACAAACTTGATTATAGAAAACTTTTTGAGCTAACGAAGCAAAGGCTTGCAAAGGAAAGAAATATAATACTTTGA
- the rpsR gene encoding 30S ribosomal protein S18: MSSELPKLRGVTLEQKRRFQRKKVCRFCVDKVDSIDYKETKILRNFITERGKILPRRISGNCARHQRQVTTAIKRARNIALLPFTWEQ, translated from the coding sequence ATTAGTAGTGAATTACCTAAACTTAGGGGGGTAACATTGGAACAAAAAAGAAGGTTTCAGAGAAAGAAGGTCTGCAGATTTTGTGTCGATAAGGTAGATTCCATAGACTACAAGGAGACCAAAATCTTGAGGAATTTTATTACCGAGAGGGGGAAAATACTTCCGAGAAGGATTTCAGGAAACTGTGCCAGACATCAAAGGCAGGTAACAACTGCAATCAAAAGGGCGAGAAATATTGCGCTGCTTCCATTTACATGGGAGCAGTAA
- the ssb gene encoding single-stranded DNA-binding protein, which yields MANYNKVILIGNLTRDPEIRYTPNGTSVASFRIAVNHRYRQGEEMKEEVCYIDVVVFGKQADTCGQYLNKGSSVLVEGRIQERRWESEEGQKRSKHEIVAQTIRFLSSSKQTHAVESGEDAEFNDVPF from the coding sequence ATGGCTAATTATAACAAGGTGATACTTATTGGTAATCTTACGAGGGATCCAGAGATAAGATATACACCAAATGGGACATCGGTTGCGAGCTTCAGGATTGCTGTAAATCACAGATACAGACAGGGAGAAGAAATGAAGGAAGAGGTTTGTTATATTGATGTAGTCGTGTTTGGCAAACAGGCAGATACATGTGGTCAGTATCTGAATAAGGGAAGCTCGGTACTGGTTGAAGGACGTATTCAGGAGCGTCGCTGGGAGTCTGAGGAAGGACAGAAAAGGAGCAAACACGAAATAGTTGCACAGACCATAAGATTTCTTTCTTCCTCTAAACAGACTCATGCGGTTGAGAGTGGCGAAGATGCTGAGTTTAATGATGTACCATTCTAA
- the rpsF gene encoding 30S ribosomal protein S6, translating to MNFYELLFIINPNLSDEEATGVVNKVNELIGRLGGVVFKTEKWGKRKLAYEVKKHKKGYYILMNFNLEPSKASELERTFRLTDPIIRYLIVNLEPPQAVGGSING from the coding sequence ATGAATTTTTATGAGTTGCTCTTCATCATCAATCCAAACCTCAGCGATGAAGAAGCTACAGGTGTTGTGAATAAGGTTAATGAACTTATAGGCAGATTGGGAGGAGTGGTTTTTAAGACCGAAAAGTGGGGAAAAAGGAAACTTGCCTATGAAGTTAAAAAACATAAGAAGGGTTATTACATACTTATGAACTTCAACCTTGAGCCATCGAAGGCATCTGAACTCGAGAGGACATTCAGACTTACAGACCCAATAATCAGATATTTAATTGTAAATCTTGAACCGCCTCAGGCGGTTGGAGGTAGTATAAATGGCTAA
- the pth gene encoding aminoacyl-tRNA hydrolase, giving the protein MKIIMGLGNPTKRYSKSRHNIGFMVIDELSHIYNISINEKICRSMCGRGMIDHQEIILAKPQTYMNLSGDAVSLLFRRFSVPPENLVVIHDDLDLTVGRLKIKTSGGTAGHRGVTSIIRAIGNRFVRIRIGIGRPDTGRSPEDYVLDSFEPHEIEIISGMVKCALDAVRSIIIDGVSIAMNRFNRQELTKVSR; this is encoded by the coding sequence ATGAAGATCATAATGGGACTTGGAAATCCTACAAAAAGATACTCTAAAAGTCGACATAATATTGGCTTTATGGTTATAGATGAACTCTCCCATATATACAATATCTCAATTAATGAAAAGATATGCAGGTCTATGTGTGGTAGAGGAATGATTGACCATCAAGAGATTATACTTGCCAAGCCACAGACATATATGAATTTAAGCGGTGATGCTGTATCGCTACTTTTTCGTAGGTTTTCAGTTCCACCTGAAAATCTTGTGGTAATACATGATGATCTTGATTTAACTGTCGGGAGATTAAAGATAAAAACCAGTGGGGGGACGGCAGGCCACAGAGGGGTAACATCTATAATAAGAGCCATAGGAAACAGATTTGTAAGAATAAGAATCGGTATAGGAAGACCAGATACGGGCAGGTCTCCTGAAGATTATGTCCTTGATTCGTTTGAGCCACACGAGATTGAGATTATCTCAGGGATGGTTAAATGTGCATTGGATGCGGTAAGGTCAATAATTATTGATGGTGTTTCAATCGCAATGAACCGCTTTAATAGACAGGAGTTAACAAAAGTCAGTCGATGA
- a CDS encoding 50S ribosomal protein L25, producing MKTIELLVKLREEKGKGYARRLRRNGMIPAVVYREGKSTPISVRIKDLTDILTRGGGEHVLINLKFSGNGEEKLAIVRDIQRDPIKEHLLHIDFFEVSLKEKVRVTISVVISGKEPLGVKQKGGILEQATREIEIECFPTAIPERIEVDASSLDIGDSIHAGDLAVPEGIRVLEDEDTVICSILAPISEVALEEILATAPAETIKEPELIKKPKEAEVEEEKG from the coding sequence ATGAAGACGATAGAGCTTTTAGTAAAATTGAGAGAGGAAAAGGGTAAGGGATATGCAAGAAGATTACGCAGGAATGGTATGATCCCTGCGGTGGTTTATAGAGAAGGGAAATCTACCCCCATAAGTGTTAGAATTAAGGATCTAACTGATATTCTCACACGAGGGGGAGGGGAACATGTACTTATCAACCTGAAGTTTTCAGGTAATGGTGAAGAAAAATTAGCCATTGTAAGAGATATACAGAGAGACCCTATAAAAGAACATCTTCTTCATATAGATTTTTTTGAGGTTTCGCTCAAAGAGAAAGTAAGGGTAACAATTTCTGTTGTTATATCTGGCAAAGAGCCGCTCGGTGTTAAACAGAAAGGTGGAATACTTGAGCAGGCTACAAGAGAGATAGAGATAGAATGTTTCCCGACAGCTATACCTGAGAGGATAGAAGTAGATGCATCGTCTCTGGATATTGGAGACTCAATACATGCAGGTGACCTCGCCGTCCCTGAAGGAATAAGGGTGCTCGAGGATGAGGATACTGTTATCTGTTCGATACTTGCACCTATATCAGAGGTGGCACTTGAAGAGATTCTCGCAACAGCACCTGCAGAGACGATAAAGGAACCAGAACTTATCAAGAAACCTAAGGAGGCTGAGGTCGAAGAAGAGAAAGGATAA